In Eubacteriales bacterium mix99, the DNA window GTGGTGACCGACCAGAGCACCGGCCTGATGGACGGCATCTACGAACTGACGGCGCTCGGCTACCAGATGCGCGGACTCAAGACCGTCACCAGAGCCGACGACCACCGCTTCGGCAGCAAGGAGCCGGAACGCAAGAACGGCATTGAATTCGAGCTGTAAACCACACGATCCGCCGAGGCAATACCGCCGCAGGATCGTCACATATATTACCCGGAAACGACTTGCTATTACAGGCGCCCGGAGTGATATATGCACACACCGAAAGAGAAAAGCACAGCAGACGGAGGGTACGACAATGTGGGACGAAGGAACACTTCTGATCGACGGAACAAACGTGAAATACTGGGTGAAGCACTACGCGGATCCTTCCAAGGAATACGGGATCGACGGAGGCCGCATCTCGAAGATGGAGCTCCGGGTCGGTGGCAGAACCACCCTGAACTACGACCGCGGATGGGACATCGAACCCGAGGACGAGGCAAGCCAGCTTGCCTGCACGGTACTCATGAAGCAGTTCAACTAAGCATTAACCTGAATTTGAACATTCCGAAAGCAGAGCCGTTCAAGGCTCTTGCTCTCGTACCGATAGAAGCCGCAGCGATGCGGTTATTTTTATGCCATGAAGGGAGTGATTTTCCATTGGCAGTACGGAAACTGAAGAAATACAAGGTCACACGGTTCATGGAGAAGACCTCCCACTACGACGAGAACCTCGCCGACTACGCCTGCCTGTTCATCGAGCAGCTCTGCCATACCAAAGGCACCTGGGCCGGGAAGCCCTTCGAGCTCATCGACTGGCAGGAGCAGATCGTCCGCGACCTGTTCGGCGTGATCAAGGAGAACGGCTACCGGCAGTTCAACACCGCCTACGTGGAGATACCCAAGAAACAGGGCAAGTCGGAGCTTGCCGCGGCGATCGCGCTGCTCCTGACCTGCGGGGACAATGAAGAGCGCGCCGAGGTGTATGGCTGCGCCGCCGACCGGAACCAGGCCAAGATCGTGTTCGACGTCGCGGTCGACATGGTCCGCTTCTGCCCCGCTCTTTCAAAGCGCGTGAAGATCCTCGAATCGCAGAAGCGGCTCGAATACCTGCCGACGCACAGCTTCTACCAGGTGCTGTCCGCGGATGTCGCGAACAAGCACGGGTTCAACACGCACGGCATCATCTTCGACGAGCTTCACACGCAGCCGAACCGCAAGCTCTTCGACGTCATGACCAAAGGATCCGGCGACGCGAGGATGCAGCCCTTGTTCTTCCTCATCACCACCGCCGGGAACGACACGCACTCCATCTGCTACGAGCAGCATGAGAAGGCACTCGACATCATGAACGGCAGGAAGCACGATCCGACCTTCTACCCGGTCATCTTCGGAGCGGACGAGTCCGAGGACTGGACGGACCCGAAGGTCTGGAAGAAAGCGAACCCGAGCCTCGGCATCACGGTCGGCATCGACAAGGTCAAGGCGGCCTGCGAGAGCGCGAAGCAGAACCCCGGCGAGGAGAACGCCTTCCGGCAGCTCCGCCTCAACCAGTGGGTGAAGCAGTCCGTCCGCTGGATGCCGATGGACAAATGGGACGCCTGCGACTTCCCGGTGAACGAGGACGACCTCGAGGGCCGCGTCTGCTACGGCGGGCTCGACCTTTCCAGCACGACCGACATCACCGCCTTCGTCCTCGTGTTCCCGCCGCAGGACGATGGCGGCAGGTATGCGATCCTCCCGTACTTCTGGGTGCCCGAGGACACGCTCGACCTCCGGGTCCGCCGCGACCACGTCCCCTACGACCTCTGGGAGAAACAGGGCGTCATCCAGACCACGGAGGGGAACGTCATCCACTACGGCTATATCGAGAAGTTCATCGAACGCCTCGGCGAGCGGTTCAACATCCGCGAGATCGCCTTCGACCGATGGGGAGCCGTCCAGATGGTGCAGAACCTCGAAGGCATGGGCTTCACCGTCGTCCCGTTCGGACAGGGCTTCAAGGACATGAGCCCTCCCACCAAGGAGCTCATGAAGCTCGTCCTCGAGAAGCGCATCGCGCACGGCGGGCATCCGGTCCTCCGCTGGATGATGGACAACATCTACATTCGCACCGACCCCGCCGGGAACATCAAGGCCGACAAGGAGAAATCCACGGAGAAGATCGACGGCGCGATCGCCACCATCATGGCCCTCGACCGCGCGATCCGCATGGGAAACGACAATGCCGAGTCCGTCTATGACAGCCGCGGCATTCTTTTTATCTGAAACACACGGAGGACAAGCCTATGAGCATATTCAAGGGAATATTCAAAAGCCGCGACAAGCCAAAGGACTCCACCGCCGGAAGCAGCTACCGCTTCTTCTTCGGAGGCACCACCTCCGGCAAGACGGTGACGGAACACTCCGCCATGCAGATGACAGCGGTCTACTCCTGCGTGAGGATCTTGTCCGAGGCGATCGCGGGACTCCCGCTGCACCTGTACCGCTACACGGAAAACGGCAGCAAGGAGAAAGCCATCGGCCACCCGCTCTACGAGCTTTTGCATGACGAGCCGAACCCCGAGATGACGAGCTTCGTCTTGAGGGAAACGCTCATGACGCACCTGCTCCTGTGGGGCAATGCCTACGCGCAGATCATCCGAAACGGCAAGGGCGAGGTCGTCGCGCTCTACCCGCTCATGCCAAACCGCATGACCGTCGACCGGGACGAGAACGGGCAGCTCTACTACGAATACCAGACCTCGCAGGACGAGGCTCACACGATGAACGGGAGCCTCGTCAGGCTCTCGCCCTGCGACGTGCTCCACATCCCCGGTCTCGGCTTCGACGGGCTCGTCGGATACTCGCCCATCGCGATGGCCAAAAACTCGATCGGCATGTCGATCGCCTGCGAGGAGTACGGCGCGAAGTTCTTCGCAAACGGCGCGACGCCCGGCGGAATCCTCGAACACCCCGGCGTGGTGAAGGACCCGGAAAGGGTCCGGGAAAGCTGGAACACGGCCTTCGGCGGCTCCGCCAACTCCAACAAGGTGGCGGTCCTCGAGGAAGGCATGAAATACACACCGATCAGCATCAGCCCGGAGCAGGCACAGTTCCTCGAGACACGGAAATTCCAGATCGACGAGATCGCGAGGATCTTCCGCATCCCGCCCCACATGATCGGCGACCTTGAGAAAAGCTCGTTCAGCAACATCGAGCAGCAGTCCCTGGAATTCGTGAAATACACGCTCGACCCGTGGGTCTCCCGCTGGGAGCAGTCCATGCGGAGAGCGCTCCTCCGCCCCGAGGAGAAGAAGGAATACTTCTTCAAATTCAACGTGGACGGGCTTCTCAGAGGCGACT includes these proteins:
- a CDS encoding terminase large subunit; this translates as MRLFLCHEGSDFPLAVRKLKKYKVTRFMEKTSHYDENLADYACLFIEQLCHTKGTWAGKPFELIDWQEQIVRDLFGVIKENGYRQFNTAYVEIPKKQGKSELAAAIALLLTCGDNEERAEVYGCAADRNQAKIVFDVAVDMVRFCPALSKRVKILESQKRLEYLPTHSFYQVLSADVANKHGFNTHGIIFDELHTQPNRKLFDVMTKGSGDARMQPLFFLITTAGNDTHSICYEQHEKALDIMNGRKHDPTFYPVIFGADESEDWTDPKVWKKANPSLGITVGIDKVKAACESAKQNPGEENAFRQLRLNQWVKQSVRWMPMDKWDACDFPVNEDDLEGRVCYGGLDLSSTTDITAFVLVFPPQDDGGRYAILPYFWVPEDTLDLRVRRDHVPYDLWEKQGVIQTTEGNVIHYGYIEKFIERLGERFNIREIAFDRWGAVQMVQNLEGMGFTVVPFGQGFKDMSPPTKELMKLVLEKRIAHGGHPVLRWMMDNIYIRTDPAGNIKADKEKSTEKIDGAIATIMALDRAIRMGNDNAESVYDSRGILFI
- a CDS encoding phage portal protein codes for the protein MSIFKGIFKSRDKPKDSTAGSSYRFFFGGTTSGKTVTEHSAMQMTAVYSCVRILSEAIAGLPLHLYRYTENGSKEKAIGHPLYELLHDEPNPEMTSFVLRETLMTHLLLWGNAYAQIIRNGKGEVVALYPLMPNRMTVDRDENGQLYYEYQTSQDEAHTMNGSLVRLSPCDVLHIPGLGFDGLVGYSPIAMAKNSIGMSIACEEYGAKFFANGATPGGILEHPGVVKDPERVRESWNTAFGGSANSNKVAVLEEGMKYTPISISPEQAQFLETRKFQIDEIARIFRIPPHMIGDLEKSSFSNIEQQSLEFVKYTLDPWVSRWEQSMRRALLRPEEKKEYFFKFNVDGLLRGDYQSRMNGYATARQNGWMSANDIRELENLDRIPAEEGGDLYLVNGNMTKLEDAGIFAATAPQETEEPDGTQEEQTEEPQEQSESDNRLRERRKPL